From the Vulpes vulpes isolate BD-2025 chromosome 15, VulVul3, whole genome shotgun sequence genome, the window CTCCAGGGGCCAGATGACATTGACCCATGTCCTGGGCTACATTCCCTTGGAAGGACTTGCTTGAGGGATTACTGAGGGGGGGCTCATTGTGAGGTGCTTATTGCTTGTCCTCAAGGATTAAATTTTTAGTAGCACAAGGAGTGGAATTCTTAAACTCCGCAAATAAGGCATAAAGAAACTTTAGAGGGTATTGGCTTTTTGAAGCATCGATCTTCTGTTGTCTAGGTGATTTAGCTTTTCATGTCTGGTTTTGAAAGGAATACTTTGAGAAATGCTGTTGGTTATTTCACAGGACCCCGTGTGGCAAGAAGGCTCAGTTGGGACATTTTTCTGGCAAACTAGGAACTCACCCTTGCAGTTTTTAGGGAACACTTCTTCCCTTGTTTGAATTTGAGTTTTCAGTAGAAACCTTTGTAGAGCTGTGTCCTAAATCCAGACACTTTATCCTGactcttctttttaatgtaaataacgTAAAGGTTTTTACATGCAAATATTCAAGGCTACTTTGATTTAAAGTACTGGAAGAGGTCATCCAGAGGCTGCTGTTAGACATTACAAAGGAAAGGTCCAGCGGTACTAAGCGTAGTTATGACAGTCATTGGTGTTCAAGGGATATTTTCACTCCCATGATTACCTAGACCATGCCAGAAGGTGACATCAGAGCACGGTCACATGTCCACCTGGCAGGTGCTGAGAGGTGATGTCAAAGAACTTACATGAACCCACTGTCTTTAAATTAACAgcaatttcatcattttatagtGTAGGCTCTTTGACTTGGTCAGGGCTCCATTTGAATTGCTTCAACCTAAAAAAACACACCACAGAATGGTGGGCTCTGGGCATACACGTGAAAGGCTCTTTCTATTTTTAGGTCTCAGCCCTCGAGccatttttttttgggggggggacctTTTCTATGGAAGGTGCCACTGAATACTTCAACCCTCTCTGTACTCCAGTAGTGATACAggtaattcctttctttttaaagaaactgaccTTTAATTCCACAAGTAACATAAAAATTTGTTCTTGGAAAAATTAAACTGCAGATAGGACATCAATCTTTTATGTTCTGAATGGCCCTGATTCCAGCCAACTTGCTGGATGCTCTAGTCCTAATAGTTAATTCTCTTTTatagaaagatatttataaataatgagactctcctcttccttttgatGTTTATACCAGGAACTTCTCTTGTCAGCTTGCATTGTCTAGGACCTaggaataatgttttaaaaagtagtggTATCTGTTTCTGGAACTGAAGGGATCTTCCATCATTCTATGTTATTTTCTGTGGATTACTTTGTTAGGAATACTTTATTAttagaaatactttatttctcttcctgGATTGCTCAGAGCGTTTATTAGGAGTGTTGAGATTTATGGTATGCTTTTCCACTTCCTTTGAGATGGTGTTGAGATgatgtttttaacatttaatcaTCTGTTCATATCATAAATGGCacattagtatatttttaattgttgaaccacctttgcttccttggagaaatatgATCTGGTCATGATGCGATTCTTTAAACACTGTTGAATTTCATTCAACAATATTAAGGTTTTTCATCTTTGTCCAGAAAATCCAAAGATCTGGTTTTCTTCTGTGATTTGTGTTAGCATTGTTCTGATACCAAATGGCTAactttagaaaatggaaaatacttaTTCCTCAAATGTAAGGCCTTTTTTTCAATTCTGGGATTTAATTTTGCCTTAGCTTGTCTCTTTATTGTATTAGTCATTTCAATGAGccagatttcatccttttttaaaataaacacattcatgCATGGAGCTTTCTTAATTACTCCTTAGGCAAGCTTCCAAGTATTGGTATGTTTCTTTTCCCTAAGCATTATTTATGAGCGTGTCTAACTTCTAGGACCATTGGTTTCCAGCCTCTTATCTACAGAAACCGATCCTATGTATTTCGTTTATGTCCTACTGAGAAAATCCTCTTCCAGCCTTACCTGTGCTGCTTGAGTTAAGGAAGCGTCAAGTCTCCTGCTAGGATGGCACCTTGTGCAGTTGTTATTGCACATGTTTTGAACTTCTTTAATGTATAAATAACCAAGATGTTTCCCCCTTTAAGGAAGATTTCTACCAGGCACTGCCCCCAAGTCATTCTATAAACTACAAGAAAACCCCAAAGTAcaattaatgttttattaaaaaaaaaaaattgaactcacCACTTGGTAAAGGACACCAAGTGTAtatgacaaaggaaataaatgccCTGGGATTAGAATGATAATAGAAATCGAAAGACCTTTAGTTCTCAGGAGCCAGTGTTAGAGAACTCTGATTGACAAACCCCCAGAAACAAGGCGGGAACCACAGATGAAATGTTTCaattggtgttaaaaaaaaaaaaaaaaaaaaaacacacaaaacactgCATcagaagagaagacacaaaaaACAGCTCTGCCAAttttaggaggaggaggagagtcaACCCAAAACAGAATTCACCACATTTTTCTTGGAAGGCGCGTGGACATTAAGCAGGACTTAATGAACTTTTCCCCTAAAAATGGCCCAGCCACAGGACGGCATCTGTAAACAGTGGGTCATCTTTCCTCCTACGCTAATGTAAAAAGTCAGAGCTCAAAAAGATACTTTTTGACACTTTTCACTGTTCTAAATTACaggattttaaactttttctataTAATACAGCATCACATAAATTTTTATCTAAAAGCAATGGGTTCAGGCCTGCTTtaggctgaaaaaaaaagtccttaacttAGTGGGGACAGCCCCTACCTCGGCTTGGTCCCACGTAACTTCCCATTACTGTTTCTCAAAAAGCATGTCAGGGATGGCTTTTACACAGTTGGTAGCGATGCTGTTTAAAACCACAGAAGACTGAGCCGCACCTGCTCGTGGTGGAGAGGCGTCGACACACGGAGGAGAGATGACAGTCAGGAGTTGGGGTCTCCTGGGTCACCCAAGCCACACGACCAGTGGGACGGGGTCTTGCTACCTTGATTTCTTTTCCACCAAAGTCCCACCATCAGATGCTTTTCACTACTTAAAAAAGCTTGATAAAGCAGTTgatgaaaatttcaaagaagagaCACAGAACACCCCTAACTACAGCAATGTCTTGTTTCCACCCAGGAGCGATTAGGTCTCCCAAGAAGCCTTCTCTTTATTGTTGTAGTATTTCCTCTGGCTCTGAAAATGGACAGAGCCCCCTCTTAGCCAGTGCTCTCCACCCAGAGTACCATAGTCCATCCTTTTTCTTCTGAGCAGACTCACCCTTTCATAGAGTTGCTGCTTTAATGAAGACTTTAACGAAGCTGGATTGTCACCAAGGCCCGTGATGGCAGGAGAGTCTTTAGATGAAGCTTGTTTCCTaacttgttcctttcttctcccattcCTAGAGTACCATTCAAATTCCAGCACCCCCCCGCCACCCACCCCCAGAAGGAAAGTTAGTTATCCTATGTAGCAGCCTCCATCTACATAGAACAACGTAAGAAGTATTTTTTTGAAGCACAGAAGCACTGAGGGATAGAGTTGGCAGCTATGTTTCAACCCTTGTCTGTTCACGATTTGGGGCACCTGCTACGAGATTTTGAGGCTGCAGCACAGCAGAGCATGCTGGGAGTGATTGGCAATATTGGCCACAGCAGCAAGGGAGTAGCGGCTCATGTGTTTGTGTGGACTGAGTAGTCAGTCATCCGGTGCAGGTACCTCAAAATATCTCCCGCAGGTAAGCAGGACAGAAATGAGGAGCAGAGTTTGCCAAAAACAAAAGTTGCTCTGGGCATGTTCTTTACTGTGCACGTGAGTAAAAGACTTCTAGCCCTCAGGGAGGAACCCAGAAAGGGCGTCCTGTCCTTGCTTCCACCTTACTGAGCCTTCCACCACCAGCTGGCTCGGGGGCTTTGGGCAAATCCTATCACCTGTCTGAACCTGTTTCTTTAGTTTTAATGGCAGAAGGCCTTTAGAATCACTGACTTTTTGATTTGAAAATTGGCCAGTCCCAGCCCGTCTCTGAACTTAGGCTTATTGCCCTGGAACCTACAGATGATCGAGCGGTGGGTAGTTGCAGGATCACATGTCCTCAGGCTGTCCGCTAAGAACCCCGGACCCCAGTGCTCGCCTTTCTGGGTGGTCAGAGCCAAAGGCACCGCAGAGCCTCAGCCCCTGCGTGAGAGCAGAGCCCTCTCAGTGCTGGTGCCCGAGGCAGGGAGGTGCtacccggggcgggggggcacctCCTCCCACAGCTCTGCCATCTCCCCCTGGGGGGGCCCCGAAGAAGGCTGAGAGTGACCACTTACCTTCGCTTTCTGGAGGACGGTGCCTTTGCCCGTGACCATGACCGAAAGCGGCCTGTTCTTGAGCGCCGTAGCAGAGTTGACTGGGGTGCagtctggggcaggggtgggggtggcagctTTGGGCTATAGTGGCGAGAGGAGCACAAggcctcagcccagggcagggcatGGGAcccgcctcccccagccccgcgcCAGGGACTCCCGCCGCTCACCCGGGGGCTCACGCTCTCCAGGTGGGTGGTGTCCACGGTGGTGCCCAGCGTCACGGGCCCGGCCTCCGCCTTCTTCAGGTTGTCCTTCACCTCCACGATGTTGAGCTCGAGGTCCACACGCCTTCTCTCCTCGACCCTGCACTCCTCATCGATTTCCTTCAGCTTCTGCTCCAGGCTGGCCAGGACCCCCTTGTCTGCGGAGGGAATTAAGCTGGCTGCGGGGAGCGGcaacccggggggggggggggcagctccaGGCCCGGCACCCAGAGTTGGGCCCCATGTTAGCATTCTGCAAAGGCTGAAGGAATACGCTGTGGGAGGACGGCTCTGCCTTCACAGGAAGGCATGCATCTGAGGTATAGAACCTTCTGGTAGGTTCTTAGGGTTCTCAACTGAGAAGTTGTTTCGATACTGACTACTGTTGTTTCGATACTGGCTACTGTGGCAGcaacccaccccccccccccagggagagAGCAGCTTTATTAATGACCCTTGGAGGATGGCTGTGCTGTTCCCACCTGGCCTACATAGTCCCCTCAGTCCTACTGGCGCTCAGGGCTCCCCTAAACCCCTTAGGAGCGGtggtccccagccctggctctTCCTCAGTCCTGTTTTATTCTCACCCTGGAGTTCTCAGGTTGGTACTGAAGCTCCAGGAACCGACGGCTCAGAGCTCATTGCTAGCGGAGCCCATGGTGCCATGTGGGTTCAAGCAGAGTCCCAAGCCAACAGCCACTGAGATGACTTATGCCCTGTTTCCAAGCCCAGGGTgagtaacccccccccccccatcagccCTTGTCCAAGGGCAGGCAGGCACAGGGCCCACTCTGAAAGAAAAATTCACAGAGAACAAGCTGAGAAGATGTTAACGATGGTTCTGGACCCAGAGTCTGAGAATTACTTTCCTATGCTCTGTGGACTTACTGGCCTAGGATCTTCAGGGCTGCTTTGCCAGGAGAATAAACCATAGTGGAAGTTTTCTCCTGTCCAGAAAACCCACATGGGAGAGAAAGGGTGGGGAATCCCTGGCCCTGCCTCACCGCCCAGCTCACGCCCCAGGTTTGCAAGGACTGTCGGGGATGAGCCTCTGGTCACGCTGGTTAGCACACGTCCCAGCTCTGCAATGTTGGCTGGGTAGAAAGGACATCTCCTTTCCTCTGCGCACCAGCAGCCAACACCACTGAGCCTTTGAAACCAGTGGCACAAATTTATAGacagcagattagtggttgcctagggaaCTGAGGGtcgggggagggtgggagggaggatgaCCACTAATGAGTATGAGTGGTGAGATGTTCTGAGGGTCACTGGTGCTGGTGGCACAGATCTGGGAAGATACTAAACACCACCATGGTGTTGTACACTGTAAGTGGGTGGGTGGTATGGTCTGCGAACTGCATCTCGGTAGAGCTGTTACAGGACAAAGGAAGTGGGTGACTCCAATGGAAGGAGGTACGGGAGCGCAATCGTGTTCTAAGCTTTCCCAGGAGGCGGCTGGGTTTGTCCTCAAACCTGGTTCTGCCAGTTGGGCTTGTGGGTGCAACTGTGCGATTTAATTATTAGGTCAGCACCGAGCTGCACTCTGTAAGTGGAAATGAGGTGCATGCTTCAGAAAGGTCCCATAAAAGGCAAGTTTCTTCTAGGGGATGGCTGCTGAGTGATGAGGGGGCAGGATCTGGAAAATCATCTACAAAGACTCCGATTTCTTTGCAAGggtcttaaatttttcttcactGTGAAGAAATGAAGGCTGGAGATGCTGGATGCCGTGGTACAGGTGCAGTTAAGGCAGGAAAGGGGGCACAGGCCACGACTCAGGCAAAGGCCTTGGCACCACGTTAAAAGACGAAATAtgtttaagtgaaaataaaacattatgggTCTAAACGTGTAATTTTTAGAGATTTCCTCCTCTGacgttttttttccccactaccTTCTGGTCCTATTGACATCAGGTCAGGGGATCTCTATACAGAATAGCAACATTTCagacagggcagggggcagaacATGGCAGGGGAGCACCCAGCTGCAGCAAAGATTGATGGGGTGACGGCTGAGGGGCTGCATGCAGGTGCACAGATCAGGATTCTTCCCAAGGAAAGTCCAAGCACTTCTCCGCCCCCCACTCTCCACCCTGGAGTCAGTCCCCTCAcctgtgcattaaaaaaaaaaaagatttagagagagagagagcatgagtggggtgaggagcagaaggagagggagaagcaggctcccctgcagagcagggcacctgacacagggctcaattcagggacctccaggatcacgacctgagctgaaggcagacgcttaacccactcacccacccaggtgcccctctcaccTGTGCATTTTAACACAGTCTCTCTCAGCTCCCGTTTCTCTTTCCGGagctgagccaggtgcccccggatttcttccttcttcttctcgagcctctccttctcctctgtgtaCCGTTTCACCTCAGCTTCTGTCCTATTCTTGCCAAGTTTGATCTCTACAGACCCAGAGAGGAGAAGCCCCAGGTCAGCCAGGCTGGGACACAAGGGCCACCCCAACCCACTGTGCAGGCTCAGACACAACCCCAGGGCTTCGGCAGTGGGGCAGAGCTAAACACCAGGCCAGCCAGGCAGGGACAGACAAGACAATTGGGCCCACACTTTCtttgctatgtgaccttgggcaagtcccatCACTTCTGaacctctatttcctcatctaaaaGGGAAGGATCTAGACTAACTGCCCCAAGCCACTTCCAAAACATCCAACTCATCTAGCACAGGCACCTGCAGTGGCCACCCTCAACCTGTCCTTCACAGGTGGGCTGGCGCCAGCTGGGGTGACAGCTGCGGCATCGGGGCAGCTCGACGGGAAGGAGATCTTCTGCTGTTCAGTCTGGATTTTGACTGTTGTGGTTCTCGGGGAAGGCTCCTCAGGGTCTGCACTCTCCTGTTGCGGCATCTGCTTCAGGAGAAAGCAAACACGGCTCAGCCGGCCCAGGGGCTATGAGGGCGAGGCTGGCTCACCTGCTGGGGGGGCAGCCTCACCTGCAACTCGGGGTTCTCTGGAGACTCGACAAGGGGTTCAGCCAGGGCAGGGCCTGAGTCTGCAGGGGCAGCCTCAGCTGCGGGTTCCAGGTGGGCTGGCGGCGGGgatggggcctgggcctgggccccacTGGAGCTGTGCAAAAAGGACTTGACAGGTGTGAGGTCCAGGTAGACTCGGTCGGGCTGGGATTCGCTGGGAGCTTCTGTCACAGGGGCGGCTTCCTCGGGAGTTTCCACCTGCAGAGGGGAGATAGTCTGGTGGCTCTCATCATCGCCTCTGCTCCCTGCGCTATGGAGAGGACACCAGACCTGCCTCCTGTCCTTGCCTCAAGCTGGAGTTCGTGGGGACCCGCCTCTTTGGAAAGCTTCCACTGAGCTGGACTTATAGACCAGGGCTCAAGTCCAGGGTTTGCCATTCAGGAGTTGGGAGACCCGGGACACAGTACCTAACTGTTCCTGAATCTCATTTCTTGATCTGTAGAGAAGAGACTAGTGGACCTCCTTATCAGGTGGTTAGGAttactttttttgtaagattttatttattcataagatacagaaagaggcagagacataggcagacagagaagcaggctccctgcagggagaccgatgtgggactcgatcccaggacctcaggatgatgacctgagctgaaggcagatgcttaaccatggagccacccaggtgccccaggcggTTTGGAATAAGTCAGATAATCCACAGAAGCCCTCGGCGCAGCAGAGTTCAGTGCCTAGTAAATGGAAGCTGCTTTCGCTATGACTGTTTATTATCTGTTTGGGCCTCAAAGGTTAATGGTGTCTCTGTTCCCGATCCTGACACCACACCTCACACCAACTAGGAGGGTTAACCAGCTATTTTAGCTAGAGAAGTCCCCAAGCCAGGAGCACTGCACAGAACATGGCCTTGCACTAGGTGACTTAGAATCCACCCATCTTAGGGACAACCTGCTGATCTCTGGCATCGAAGTTTgatgggaggaggatggggacagCCCAGGTCACTGCCCAGCCTGGGTCCTTACCACAGCCGTCAGCTCTGACGTCTCCACATCATCGTACAGCATCTCCTGGCGGTCTGGTCTGGGCAGGCCGTCGATATAAGTGTTCGGCTCTGAGAACTTTCTCTGCATCAGTCTGGAAGACCCAGTAAGGCACGGCAAGAGGAGGATGAGGACAGGGTGGTCAAAGCCACCAGTGGCAGAGGACTCATGACAACGAGAGGTACAGTAGGAGCCAGAGGGCCTGCAGGGGACCCAGGGACTGGCATCGACCTCATTTTCAACTCGTCTATTTAGGGAtatctcctccctctcttcccagggCCTTCTTACTGGAACTCCTAGTTCTGAACTTCTCTTCCAGGAAAACAAACTTCCTTTGCCCCCTACCCCTCCTCCAGATCCTACTGCCTTCTTGCCCAGATTCCTCCCTTATAGGACCTCCTTCCAACCACAAAATCCTTTCTCATTTCATCATCATGATGCACTGGGGTGGCCCAGACCAGGCACTCCCCCCTTTTTGTACAGAAAAGGGAAAGTGGATCCCATTGCAGTGGCTTGGCCAGCTTCCGTCAGAGCTACCTCCACCCCCCTGACCCAGGAGCACTTCTCCCCAGGCCCGCTCTGCTTGCCTGGAAAGCAGAAGTACCAGCACTCCATCAGCAGTAAGGAAAGTGGATGGTCAGGAAAGGCACCAACTCTGCCCTAAGGAGTTGGAGAGTGTCCACCCAGGCCGATGGTGCTGTGGCCGCCCCCTGCCCAAGGCCTGGCTCAGCTCCTAGCTGCTAGCTGCTCCTGGGCCCCGGGCTTCCTGCTGCCGGGTAGGACTGGGCTGACCCTGGCTTCTCAGCTGCTGCCCTGCGTGATGGAACAGGCCAAGGGGGGCCAGCCCGGGCCCACGTTTTGAAGCATGGCTGGGAATGGGAGCGTTTGATGCAGCAAGCCCCCGTAACACTCACAGCAGAGAGGTTTTGGCCGCACTCACGATACAGGACACCCTGTCTGCATCCACATAGTCGTAGGTGAATTCTTCTGGGTCTGTCTTGGAACCTGACTCGGAGAGCAGGAGGCCCAGCCAGTGGCCCATCTCCTCAGAAGACTTAGCCTGCAAGGAGGCGGAGAGGGACATGAGCAGAGCTGGATGGAATGTGCCGGCTGCTGCCCAGCCCTCCCAACCAGTAAGGAGTAGCTACTGGGTGGGTGCCAGTAGGGAGGGTGCCAGTAGCACCCTTGCCAGGATGCCCACACAGGCAAGGCCTCTGAGACAGGTGGGGGCCATGCACTCTCATTTTCACCAGCCTATCTCAACCCCGTGTC encodes:
- the AFAP1L2 gene encoding actin filament-associated protein 1-like 2 isoform X28, with the translated sequence MNKVTVNKPQNAESQDKAPEEQNPLTNGEPGQHSLAPQKSLPDLPPPKIIPERKQLSIPKIESPEGYYEEAEPYDTSLNEDGEAVSSSYESYDEEENSKGKSAPYQWPSPEASIELMRDARICAFLWRKKWLGQWAKQLCVIKDTRLLCYKSSKDHSPQLDVNLLGSSVIHKEKQVRKKEHKLKITPMNADVIVLGLQSRDQAEQWLRVIQEVSGLPSEGASEGNQYAPDAQRLNCQKLDIMEKYLSAPEYGSSIDGHPEVPEAKDVKKKSSPGLKLSNLMNLGRKKSTSLEPPDRSLETSSYLNVLVNSQWKSRWCSVRDSHLHFFQDRNRSKVAQQPVSLLGCEVVPDPSPDHLYSFRILHHGEELAKLEAKSSEEMGHWLGLLLSESGSKTDPEEFTYDYVDADRVSCIVSAAKTSLLLMQRKFSEPNTYIDGLPRPDRQEMLYDDVETSELTAVVETPEEAAPVTEAPSESQPDRVYLDLTPVKSFLHSSSGAQAQAPSPPPAHLEPAAEAAPADSGPALAEPLVESPENPELQQMPQQESADPEEPSPRTTTVKIQTEQQKISFPSSCPDAAAVTPAGASPPVKDRLRVATAEIKLGKNRTEAEVKRYTEEKERLEKKKEEIRGHLAQLRKEKRELRETVLKCTDKGVLASLEQKLKEIDEECRVEERRRVDLELNIVEVKDNLKKAEAGPVTLGTTVDTTHLESVSPRPKAATPTPAPDCTPVNSATALKNRPLSVMVTGKGTVLQKAKEWEKKGTS
- the AFAP1L2 gene encoding actin filament-associated protein 1-like 2 isoform X29, producing MNKVTVNKPQNAESQDKAPEEQNPLTNGEPGQHSLAPQKSLPDLPPPKIIPERKQLSIPKIESPEGYYEEAEPYDTSLNEDGEAVSSSYESYDEEENSKGKSAPYQWPSPEASIELMRDARICAFLWRKKWLGQWAKQLCVIKDTRLLCYKSSKDHSPQLDVNLLGSSVIHKEKQVRKKEHKLKITPMNADVIVLGLQSRDQAEQWLRVIQEVSGLPSEGASEGNQYAPDAQRLNCQKLDIMEKYLSAPEYGSSIDGHPEVPEAKDVKKKSSPGLKLSNLMNLGRKKSTSLEPPDRSLETSSYLNVLVNSQWKSRWCSVRDSHLHFFQDRNRSKVAQQPVSLLGCEVVPDPSPDHLYSFRILHHGEELAKLEAKSSEEMGHWLGLLLSESGSKTDPEEFTYDYVDADRVSCIVSAAKTSLLLMQRKFSEPNTYIDGLPRPDRQEMLYDDVETSELTAVVETPEEAAPVTEAPSESQPDRVYLDLTPVKSFLHSSSGAQAQAPSPPPAHLEPAAEAAPADSGPALAEPLVESPENPELQMPQQESADPEEPSPRTTTVKIQTEQQKISFPSSCPDAAAVTPAGASPPVKDRLRVATAEIKLGKNRTEAEVKRYTEEKERLEKKKEEIRGHLAQLRKEKRELRETVLKCTDKGVLASLEQKLKEIDEECRVEERRRVDLELNIVEVKDNLKKAEAGPVTLGTTVDTTHLESVSPRPKAATPTPAPDCTPVNSATALKNRPLSVMVTGKGTVLQKAKEWEKKGTS
- the AFAP1L2 gene encoding actin filament-associated protein 1-like 2 isoform X30 is translated as MNKVTVNKPQNAESQDKAPEEQNPLTNGEPGQHSLAPQKSLPDLPPPKIIPERKQLSIPKIESPEGYYEEAEPYDTSLNGHSGGFSPTGVPRWVQVPEGVIYATITLEDGEAVSSSYESYDEEENSKGKSAPYQWPSPEASIELMRDARICAFLWRKKWLGQWAKQLCVIKDTRLLCYKSSKDHSPQLDVNLLGSSVIHKEKQVRKKEHKLKITPMNADVIVLGLQSRDQAEQWLRVIQEVSGLPSEGASEGNQYAPDAQRLNCQKLDIMEKYLSAPEYGSSIDGHPEVPEAKDVKKKSSPGLKLSNLMNLGRKKSTSLEPPDRSLETSSYLNVLVNSQWKSRWCSVRDSHLHFFQDRNRSKVAQQPVSLLGCEVVPDPSPDHLYSFRILHHGEELAKLEAKSSEEMGHWLGLLLSESGSKTDPEEFTYDYVDADRVSCIVSAAKTSLLLMQRKFSEPNTYIDGLPRPDRQEMLYDDVETSELTAVVETPEEAAPVTEAPSESQPDRVYLDLTPVKSFLHSSSGAQAQAPSPPPAHLEPAAEAAPADSGPALAEPLVESPENPELQQMPQQESADPEEPSPRTTTVKIQTEQQKISFPSSCPDAAAVTPAGASPPVKDRLRVATAEIKLGKNRTEAEVKRYTEEKERLEKKKEEIRGHLAQLRKEKRELRETVLKCTDKGVLASLEQKLKEIDEECRVEERRRVDLELNIVEVKDNLKKAEAGPVTLGTTVDTTHLESVSPRPKAATPTPAPDCTPVNSATALKNRPLSVMVTGKGTVLQKAKGLRLCGAFGSDHPERRALGSGVLSGQPEDM
- the AFAP1L2 gene encoding actin filament-associated protein 1-like 2 isoform X31 encodes the protein MNKVTVNKPQNAESQDKAPEEQNPLTNGEPGQHSLAPQKSLPDLPPPKIIPERKQLSIPKIESPEGYYEEAEPYDTSLNGHSGGFSPTGVPRWVQVPEGVIYATITLEDGEAVSSSYESYDEEENSKGKSAPYQWPSPEASIELMRDARICAFLWRKKWLGQWAKQLCVIKDTRLLCYKSSKDHSPQLDVNLLGSSVIHKEKQVRKKEHKLKITPMNADVIVLGLQSRDQAEQWLRVIQEVSGLPSEGASEGNQYAPDAQRLNCQKLDIMEKYLSAPEYGSSIDGHPEVPEAKDVKKKSSPGLKLSNLMNLGRKKSTSLEPPDRSLETSSYLNVLVNSQWKSRWCSVRDSHLHFFQDRNRSKVAQQPVSLLGCEVVPDPSPDHLYSFRILHHGEELAKLEAKSSEEMGHWLGLLLSESGSKTDPEEFTYDYVDADRVSCIVSAAKTSLLLMQRKFSEPNTYIDGLPRPDRQEMLYDDVETSELTAVVETPEEAAPVTEAPSESQPDRVYLDLTPVKSFLHSSSGAQAQAPSPPPAHLEPAAEAAPADSGPALAEPLVESPENPELQMPQQESADPEEPSPRTTTVKIQTEQQKISFPSSCPDAAAVTPAGASPPVKDRLRVATAEIKLGKNRTEAEVKRYTEEKERLEKKKEEIRGHLAQLRKEKRELRETVLKCTDKGVLASLEQKLKEIDEECRVEERRRVDLELNIVEVKDNLKKAEAGPVTLGTTVDTTHLESVSPRPKAATPTPAPDCTPVNSATALKNRPLSVMVTGKGTVLQKAKGLRLCGAFGSDHPERRALGSGVLSGQPEDM
- the AFAP1L2 gene encoding actin filament-associated protein 1-like 2 isoform X19 — translated: MNKVTVNKPQNAESQDKAPEEQNPLTNGEPGQHSLAPQKSLPDLPPPKIIPERKQLSIPKIESPEGYYEEAEPYDTSLNEDGEAVSSSYESYDEEENSKGKSAPYQWPSPEASIELMRDARICAFLWRKKWLGQWAKQLCVIKDTRLLCYKSSKDHSPQLDVNLLGSSVIHKEKQVRKKEHKLKITPMNADVIVLGLQSRDQAEQWLRVIQEVSGLPSEGASEGNQYAPDAQRLNCQKLDIMEKYLSAPEYGSSIDGHPEVPEAKDVKKKSSPGLKLSNLMNLGRKKSTSLEPPDRSLETSSYLNVLVNSQWKSRWCSVRDSHLHFFQDRNRSKVAQQPVSLLGCEVVPDPSPDHLYSFRILHHGEELAKLEAKSSEEMGHWLGLLLSESGSKTDPEEFTYDYVDADRVSCIVSAAKTSLLLMQRKFSEPNTYIDGLPRPDRQEMLYDDVETSELTAVVETPEEAAPVTEAPSESQPDRVYLDLTPVKSFLHSSSGAQAQAPSPPPAHLEPAAEAAPADSGPALAEPLVESPENPELQMPQQESADPEEPSPRTTTVKIQTEQQKISFPSSCPDAAAVTPAGASPPVKDRLRVATAEIKLGKNRTEAEVKRYTEEKERLEKKKEEIRGHLAQLRKEKRELRETVLKCTDKGVLASLEQKLKEIDEECRVEERRRVDLELNIVEVKDNLKKAEAGPVTLGTTVDTTHLESVSPRPKAATPTPAPDCTPVNSATALKNRPLSVMVTGKGTVLQKAKGLRLCGAFGSDHPERRALGSGVLSGQPEDM
- the AFAP1L2 gene encoding actin filament-associated protein 1-like 2 isoform X34 is translated as MNKVTVNKPQNAESQDKAPEEQNPLTNGEPGQHSLAPQKSLPDLPPPKIIPERKQLSIPKIESPEGYYEEAEPYDTSLNEDGEAVSSSYESYDEEENSKGKSAPYQWPSPEASIELMRDARICAFLWRKKWLGQWAKQLCVIKDTRLLCYKSSKDHSPQLDVNLLGSSVIHKEKQVRKKEHKLKITPMNADVIVLGLQSRDQAEQWLRVIQEVSGLPSEGASEGNQYAPDAQRLNCQKLDIMEKYLSAPEYGSSIDGHPEVPEAKDVKKKSSPGLKLSNLMNLGRKKSTSLEPPDRSLETSSYLNVLVNSQWKSRWCSVRDSHLHFFQDRNRSKVAQQPVSLLGCEVVPDPSPDHLYSFRILHHGEELAKLEAKSSEEMGHWLGLLLSESGSKTDPEEFTYDYVDADRVSCIVSAAKTSLLLMQRKFSEPNTYIDGLPRPDRQEMLYDDVETSELTAVVETPEEAAPVTEAPSESQPDRVYLDLTPVKSFLHSSSGAQAQAPSPPPAHLEPAAEAAPADSGPALAEPLVESPENPELQQMPQQESADPEEPSPRTTTVKIQTEQQKISFPSSCPDAAAVTPAGASPPVKDRLRVATAEIKLGKNRTEAEVKRYTEEKERLEKKKEEIRGHLAQLRKEKRELRETVLKCTDKGVLASLEQKLKEIDEECRVEERRRVDLELNIVEVKDNLKKAEAGPVTLGTTVDTTHLESVSPRPKAATPTPAPDCTPVNSATALKNRPLSVMVTGKGTVLQKAKGLRLCGAFGSDHPERRALGSGVLSGQPEDM